A section of the Mycobacterium sp. 3519A genome encodes:
- the thrC gene encoding threonine synthase, with amino-acid sequence MTAPGTAVHQPWPGLIAAYRDRLPVEDHWTAITLLEGGTPLVPAPRLSEYTGCTVHLKVEGLNPTGSFKDRGMTMAVTEAVARGQKAVLCASTGNTSASAAAYAARAGITCAVLIPQGKIAMGKLAQAVMHGAKIIQIDGNFDDCLELARKLTADYPTVSLVNSVNPFRIEGQKTAAFEIVDALGTAPDVHSLPVGNAGNITAYWKGYQEYHRDGVSDRLPRMLGTQAAGAAPLVLGKPVSNPETIATAIRIGSPASWATAVEAQQQSNGRFLAATDEEILAAYHLVARTEGVFVEPASAASIAGLLKSIEDGFVAKGSTVVCTVTGNGLKDPDTALKGMPSVTPVPVDPTAVVEKLGLV; translated from the coding sequence ATGACCGCCCCGGGTACTGCGGTGCACCAGCCCTGGCCGGGGCTGATCGCCGCCTACCGCGACCGACTGCCGGTCGAGGACCACTGGACCGCCATCACGCTGCTCGAAGGCGGCACCCCGCTGGTGCCTGCGCCGCGGTTGTCCGAATACACCGGCTGCACAGTGCATCTGAAGGTCGAGGGGCTCAACCCGACCGGCTCGTTCAAGGACCGCGGCATGACCATGGCCGTCACCGAGGCGGTGGCCCGCGGGCAGAAGGCGGTGCTGTGCGCGTCGACCGGTAACACCTCGGCATCGGCCGCGGCATACGCGGCGCGGGCGGGCATCACCTGCGCGGTGCTGATCCCGCAAGGCAAGATCGCGATGGGCAAGCTCGCCCAGGCGGTCATGCACGGCGCCAAGATCATCCAGATCGACGGCAACTTCGACGACTGCCTCGAACTCGCGCGCAAGCTGACCGCCGACTACCCGACGGTGTCACTGGTCAACTCCGTCAACCCATTCCGCATCGAGGGGCAGAAGACCGCCGCGTTCGAAATCGTCGACGCCCTGGGCACCGCACCGGACGTGCACTCCCTGCCCGTCGGCAACGCGGGCAACATCACCGCGTACTGGAAGGGCTACCAGGAGTATCACCGCGACGGCGTATCGGATCGGCTGCCGCGCATGCTGGGCACGCAGGCCGCGGGCGCCGCACCGCTGGTGTTGGGGAAACCGGTGAGCAATCCCGAGACCATCGCCACCGCGATCCGGATCGGATCGCCTGCCTCGTGGGCCACCGCCGTCGAGGCGCAGCAGCAGTCCAACGGCCGTTTCCTCGCCGCCACCGACGAGGAGATCCTCGCGGCCTACCACCTGGTGGCTCGCACCGAGGGGGTCTTCGTCGAGCCTGCATCGGCGGCCAGCATCGCCGGACTGCTCAAGTCGATCGAGGACGGCTTCGTCGCCAAGGGGTCGACAGTGGTGTGCACCGTGACCGGCAACGGCTTGAAGGACCCGGACACCGCGCTCAAGGGCATGCCGAGCGTCACGCCGGTGCCGGTTGACCCGACCGCCGTCGTCGAGAAGCTGGGTTTGGTCTGA
- the thrB gene encoding homoserine kinase: protein MNRLPAGLTATAVVAASSANLGPGFDSLGLALSLYDEIVVETTESGLTIEVDGEGAGQVPLNSTHLVVRAIEHGLQAAGVAVDGLKVYCRNEIPHSRGLGSSAAAVVGGLAVVNGLVAQIGSSPLSESELIQLSSEFEGHPDNASAAVLGGAVVSWTEHEGVLPRYSAAPLRLHPDIHLFPAIPQVRSSTAETRVLLPDHVSHTDARFNLSRAALLVLALTERPDLLMEATEDVLHQPQRATAMPASAEYLRILRRCGVAAVLSGAGPAVIALSPHPELPAEALEYGAANGFTVSKMAVGEGVRWTSGVAVRS from the coding sequence GTGAATAGGTTGCCGGCCGGGTTGACGGCCACCGCCGTCGTCGCGGCCTCGAGCGCCAATCTCGGCCCCGGCTTCGACAGCCTCGGCTTGGCGCTGAGCCTGTATGACGAAATCGTCGTCGAGACAACCGAATCCGGCCTGACGATCGAGGTGGACGGCGAAGGCGCCGGGCAGGTCCCGTTAAATTCGACGCACCTGGTGGTGCGGGCCATCGAACACGGCCTTCAGGCGGCAGGCGTGGCGGTCGACGGGCTGAAAGTGTACTGCCGCAACGAAATTCCGCACTCCCGTGGACTGGGCTCGTCGGCCGCCGCCGTCGTCGGCGGTTTGGCTGTCGTCAACGGTCTTGTGGCACAGATCGGTTCGTCGCCGCTTTCCGAGTCGGAGCTGATCCAACTGTCGTCGGAGTTCGAGGGCCACCCCGACAACGCATCCGCCGCCGTCCTCGGCGGCGCGGTGGTGTCGTGGACCGAGCATGAGGGCGTGCTGCCCAGGTATTCGGCGGCGCCGCTGCGCCTGCATCCCGACATCCACCTGTTTCCGGCGATTCCGCAGGTGCGCTCGTCGACCGCGGAGACCCGGGTGCTGCTGCCCGATCACGTCAGCCACACCGACGCGCGCTTCAACCTCAGTCGGGCTGCCCTGCTCGTACTGGCGCTGACCGAGCGACCAGATCTGCTGATGGAGGCGACCGAGGACGTGCTGCATCAGCCGCAACGAGCGACCGCGATGCCCGCCTCCGCGGAATACCTGCGGATTCTTCGGCGTTGTGGTGTAGCAGCGGTGCTATCCGGGGCTGGTCCTGCGGTTATCGCACTGAGTCCCCACCCAGAGTTGCCTGCAGAGGCCTTGGAATACGGCGCCGCCAACGGGTTCACCGTCAGCAAGATGGCCGTGGGCGAGGGGGTCCGATGGACCTCCGGCGTGGCCGTCCGGAGCTAA
- a CDS encoding homoserine dehydrogenase, which translates to MSEKPIGVAVLGLGNVGSEVVRIINESASDLAARIGAPLELRGIGVRRVADDRGVPVDLLTDNIEELVSRDDVDVVVELMGPVEPARKAILSALEQKKSVVTANKALMAVSTGELAQAAEHAHVDLYFEAAVAGAIPVIRPLTQSLAGDTVLRVAGIVNGTTNYILSEMDSTGADYDSALADASALGYAEADPTADVEGYDAAAKAAILASIAFHTRVTADDVYREGITKVTAADFASARALGCTIKLLAICERLTNDEGQERVSARVYPALVPLDHPLAAVNGAFNAVVVEAEAAGRLMFYGQGAGGAPTASAVMGDVVMAARNRVQGGRGPRESKYAKLPISPIGFIPTRYYVNMNVADRPGVLSAVAAEFGKREVSIAEVRQEGMVDEGGQRCGARIVVVTHQATDAALSETVAALADLDVVQSVNSVLRMEGTTE; encoded by the coding sequence ATGAGTGAAAAGCCCATCGGGGTAGCCGTATTGGGACTCGGCAACGTCGGCAGCGAAGTGGTGCGCATCATCAACGAAAGCGCCAGCGACCTGGCGGCCCGCATCGGGGCGCCGCTGGAGTTGCGCGGCATCGGGGTGCGCCGGGTGGCCGACGACCGCGGTGTGCCGGTGGACCTGCTCACCGACAACATCGAGGAGCTGGTGTCCCGCGACGACGTCGACGTCGTCGTCGAACTGATGGGCCCCGTCGAACCCGCCCGCAAGGCCATCCTCAGCGCCCTCGAGCAGAAGAAGTCCGTCGTCACCGCCAACAAGGCGCTGATGGCGGTCTCCACAGGCGAATTGGCGCAGGCCGCCGAGCACGCGCACGTCGACCTCTACTTCGAGGCCGCGGTCGCCGGTGCGATCCCCGTCATCCGCCCGCTCACACAGTCGCTGGCCGGCGACACGGTGTTGCGCGTCGCGGGCATCGTCAACGGCACCACCAACTACATCCTGTCCGAAATGGACAGCACCGGAGCGGATTACGACAGCGCGCTGGCCGACGCCAGCGCCCTTGGCTATGCCGAGGCGGACCCGACCGCCGACGTCGAGGGATACGACGCCGCCGCCAAGGCCGCGATCCTCGCCTCGATCGCCTTTCACACCCGGGTGACCGCCGACGACGTCTATCGCGAGGGCATCACCAAGGTGACTGCCGCCGATTTCGCGTCGGCACGAGCCCTTGGCTGCACCATCAAGCTGCTGGCCATCTGCGAGCGGCTCACCAATGACGAAGGGCAGGAACGGGTGTCGGCCCGCGTCTACCCGGCGCTGGTGCCGCTCGACCACCCGCTGGCCGCGGTCAACGGCGCATTCAACGCGGTCGTGGTGGAGGCCGAAGCCGCGGGCAGGCTGATGTTCTACGGCCAGGGCGCGGGCGGCGCGCCGACCGCCTCGGCGGTGATGGGTGACGTGGTGATGGCCGCCCGCAACCGCGTGCAGGGGGGTCGAGGGCCGCGTGAGTCCAAGTACGCGAAGCTGCCGATCTCGCCCATCGGTTTCATCCCGACCCGCTACTACGTGAACATGAACGTCGCCGACCGGCCCGGCGTGTTGTCCGCTGTGGCAGCCGAATTCGGCAAGCGCGAGGTCAGCATCGCCGAGGTGCGCCAGGAGGGCATGGTCGACGAGGGCGGTCAGCGGTGCGGCGCCCGCATCGTCGTCGTCACCCATCAGGCCACCGACGCCGCACTATCGGAAACCGTTGCGGCGCTGGCCGATCTCGACGTGGTGCAGAGCGTCAACAGCGTGCTTCGCATGGAAGGAACCACCGAATGA
- a CDS encoding nitroreductase family deazaflavin-dependent oxidoreductase: MSPTDWVREQTERILAQGTTDGVEILDRAVVLFTTTGAQSGKERYVPLMRVEEDGKYAMVASKGGDPKHPSWYFNVRANPVVTVQDGDKITKGTAREIEGAERDHWWKLAVAAYPPYAEYQAKTARQIPVFVVE; this comes from the coding sequence ATGAGCCCGACGGACTGGGTACGCGAACAGACAGAGCGCATCTTGGCGCAAGGCACCACGGACGGCGTCGAGATCCTCGATCGCGCGGTTGTCCTCTTCACGACCACCGGCGCGCAGTCCGGCAAGGAGCGATACGTACCGCTCATGCGGGTGGAAGAGGACGGCAAGTATGCGATGGTGGCGTCCAAGGGCGGCGACCCCAAGCACCCGAGCTGGTACTTCAACGTACGAGCGAACCCCGTGGTGACAGTGCAGGATGGCGACAAGATCACGAAGGGGACCGCGCGCGAGATCGAAGGCGCCGAGCGCGACCACTGGTGGAAACTGGCCGTGGCCGCCTACCCGCCGTATGCCGAGTACCAGGCCAAGACTGCGCGACAGATTCCCGTCTTCGTCGTCGAGTAA
- the argS gene encoding arginine--tRNA ligase → MTPADLAELLKATAAAVLAEHGLDTSALPATVTVERPRNPEHGDYATNVALQLGKKVGANPRELAEWLATALAAQDGIAAADVAGPGFVNLRLDASAQNVIVANVIDAGATYGHSDALAGEHINLEFVSANPTGPIHIGGTRWAAVGDALGRLLSTQGAAVTREYYFNDHGAQIDRFTNSLVAAAKGEPTPDDGYAGDYIKEIAAQVLAKEPDALNLPDAEMRETFRAIGVDLMFTHIKQSLHDFGTDFDEYTHEDSMHTSGRVEQAIAKLREAGSIYEKDGAVWLRTTDFGDDKDRVVIKSDGNPAYVAADIAYYLDKRERGFDLCIYMLGADHHGYIARLKAVAASLGENPATVEVLIGQMVNLVRDGQPVRMSKRAGTVITLDDLVDAIGVDAARYSLIRSSVDSPIDIDLALWSSASNENPVYYVQYAHARLSALARNAAELGLSPSVAHLDLLTHDKEGTLIRNLGEFPRVLKTAAALREPHRVSRYLEDLAGDYHRFYDSCRVLPQGDEAPNDLHAARLALCEATRQVIANGLGILGVSAPERM, encoded by the coding sequence GTGACACCTGCCGACCTTGCCGAACTGCTCAAGGCCACCGCCGCCGCGGTGCTGGCCGAGCACGGCCTTGACACCTCCGCACTGCCGGCAACCGTCACGGTCGAGCGTCCGCGCAACCCCGAGCACGGCGACTACGCCACCAATGTTGCCCTTCAGCTGGGCAAGAAGGTCGGCGCGAACCCCCGTGAGCTGGCCGAATGGCTGGCGACGGCGTTGGCCGCGCAAGACGGTATCGCCGCCGCCGACGTGGCCGGTCCCGGCTTCGTCAACCTGCGCCTGGACGCCTCCGCCCAGAACGTGATCGTGGCGAACGTCATCGACGCCGGCGCCACCTATGGCCACTCCGACGCCCTCGCCGGCGAGCACATCAACCTCGAGTTCGTTTCCGCCAACCCGACCGGGCCCATCCACATCGGCGGCACCCGCTGGGCCGCGGTCGGCGACGCGCTCGGCCGCCTGCTGTCCACGCAGGGCGCCGCCGTCACCCGCGAGTACTACTTCAATGACCACGGCGCGCAGATCGACCGGTTCACCAACTCGCTGGTCGCCGCCGCCAAGGGGGAGCCCACTCCCGACGACGGCTACGCGGGCGACTACATCAAGGAGATCGCCGCCCAGGTGCTCGCCAAGGAACCCGACGCGCTGAACCTGCCCGACGCCGAGATGCGCGAGACGTTCCGCGCCATCGGTGTCGACCTGATGTTCACCCACATCAAACAGTCGCTGCACGACTTCGGCACCGACTTCGACGAATACACCCACGAAGATTCGATGCACACCTCCGGTCGCGTCGAGCAGGCCATCGCCAAGCTCCGCGAAGCCGGCAGCATCTACGAGAAGGACGGCGCAGTCTGGCTGCGCACCACCGACTTCGGCGACGACAAAGACCGCGTGGTGATCAAGAGCGACGGCAACCCCGCCTACGTGGCCGCCGACATCGCCTACTACCTCGACAAGCGCGAACGTGGATTCGACCTGTGCATCTACATGCTCGGCGCCGACCACCACGGCTACATTGCCCGCCTCAAGGCCGTCGCCGCCTCGCTCGGTGAAAACCCGGCGACCGTCGAGGTGCTGATCGGCCAGATGGTCAACCTGGTTCGCGACGGCCAACCGGTCCGGATGAGCAAACGCGCAGGCACCGTGATCACCCTGGATGATCTCGTCGACGCCATCGGTGTCGACGCCGCGCGGTACTCACTGATCCGGTCCTCGGTGGACAGCCCCATCGACATCGATCTTGCGCTGTGGTCGTCGGCCTCCAACGAGAACCCGGTCTACTACGTGCAATACGCGCACGCCCGGTTGTCCGCGCTGGCCCGCAACGCCGCCGAACTGGGGCTGAGCCCCAGCGTCGCGCACCTCGACCTCCTCACGCACGACAAGGAGGGCACGCTGATCCGCAACCTCGGCGAGTTCCCGCGCGTGCTGAAAACCGCTGCGGCCCTTCGGGAACCGCACCGCGTCTCGCGCTACCTCGAGGACCTGGCCGGGGACTACCACCGGTTCTACGACTCCTGCCGGGTGCTGCCGCAAGGCGACGAGGCGCCCAATGATCTGCATGCCGCCCGACTTGCCCTGTGCGAGGCCACCCGCCAGGTCATCGCCAACGGCCTCGGTATCCTGGGCGTCTCTGCACCGGAGCGCATGTGA
- a CDS encoding alpha/beta hydrolase, whose amino-acid sequence MTTPTKANPVIFIHGLWIHSASWQPWIELFGQHGYHATAPGWPGDAPTVAETRANPDALDDVDIEMLVDHYTRIIGTPSVKPIVIGHSFGGLIAQELLANDVATAAVGIDPAQIKGVKALPFAQIRSAFPVLGNPANRHRTVSLTPEQFRYAFGNMLTEEESDALHEKWTIPGPGKPLFQGAAANFSRHSPAKVDTQKADRGPLLLTSGSDDHTVPLKVTEEVFGLYEKGSGDTELHVFEGRGHSLTIDHGWSDVAHVVLKWLNQKGF is encoded by the coding sequence ATGACCACGCCTACGAAGGCCAATCCCGTCATCTTCATCCACGGACTGTGGATCCACTCGGCCTCGTGGCAGCCGTGGATCGAGCTTTTCGGCCAGCACGGCTACCACGCGACGGCGCCGGGCTGGCCCGGTGACGCCCCCACCGTTGCGGAGACCCGGGCGAACCCCGACGCGTTGGACGACGTCGACATCGAGATGCTGGTGGATCACTACACGCGCATCATCGGCACTCCCTCGGTCAAGCCCATCGTGATCGGACACTCTTTCGGCGGCCTCATCGCCCAGGAGCTGCTCGCGAACGATGTGGCAACGGCCGCCGTCGGCATCGACCCGGCCCAGATCAAGGGCGTCAAGGCGCTCCCCTTCGCACAAATCCGGTCCGCCTTCCCGGTTCTCGGCAACCCCGCCAACCGGCACCGCACCGTCTCGCTGACCCCGGAGCAGTTCCGCTACGCGTTCGGCAACATGCTGACCGAAGAGGAATCCGACGCTCTTCACGAGAAGTGGACCATTCCCGGCCCCGGCAAGCCGCTCTTCCAGGGTGCTGCGGCGAACTTCTCCCGCCACTCACCCGCGAAGGTCGACACCCAGAAGGCAGACCGTGGCCCACTGCTCCTGACGTCGGGCAGCGACGACCACACCGTCCCGCTCAAGGTGACCGAAGAAGTCTTCGGCCTGTACGAAAAGGGTTCCGGGGACACCGAACTGCACGTCTTTGAAGGACGCGGACACTCACTGACCATCGACCACGGTTGGAGCGACGTGGCCCACGTCGTCCTGAAATGGCTGAACCAGAAGGGCTTCTGA
- a CDS encoding cutinase family protein gives MYDKSRHRTLRAVAAVIICLATGMGSPAIATATAESDPSCPYAEVVFARGTFEAPGIGDTGQAFVDALTSRLGGKPVDVYGVDYPASLNFNDAALGVIDASNKVESIAASCPHTKIVLGGYSQGAAVAGYTTTDSVPPGYMLPAGITGPMPADIAPHVAAVALFGKPSNGFLDLVDHSAPPITIGALYTAKTIELCAPGDPVCGDGLSRAAHSAYKSNGMADQAAEFTARALSSSPM, from the coding sequence ATGTATGACAAGAGCCGACATAGGACACTGCGCGCGGTTGCCGCCGTCATCATTTGCCTCGCAACCGGTATGGGATCACCCGCCATCGCAACGGCGACCGCGGAATCGGATCCATCCTGTCCCTACGCCGAGGTGGTGTTCGCCCGCGGCACCTTCGAAGCGCCAGGTATCGGCGACACCGGACAGGCATTCGTCGACGCGCTCACCTCGCGCCTGGGCGGCAAGCCTGTCGACGTCTACGGAGTGGACTACCCCGCATCGCTGAACTTCAACGACGCCGCCCTTGGCGTCATCGACGCCAGTAACAAGGTCGAATCGATCGCCGCCAGCTGCCCACACACGAAAATCGTGCTCGGCGGCTACTCGCAAGGCGCCGCCGTCGCCGGCTACACCACCACCGACTCTGTACCCCCTGGATACATGCTGCCCGCCGGCATCACCGGGCCCATGCCTGCGGACATCGCCCCACATGTCGCCGCCGTGGCGTTGTTCGGGAAGCCGTCGAACGGCTTTTTGGACCTCGTCGACCACAGCGCGCCACCCATCACCATCGGAGCGCTCTACACGGCTAAGACCATCGAACTGTGTGCACCGGGCGATCCCGTCTGCGGCGATGGGCTCAGCCGGGCGGCACACAGCGCGTACAAGAGCAACGGAATGGCCGATCAGGCTGCCGAGTTCACCGCCCGTGCCCTTTCCTCGTCCCCGATGTAA
- a CDS encoding helix-turn-helix domain-containing protein has product MTDPVRTSTFSTVGLPPERRVASWQQYLSDALANLKCRSVKPTDFQAATIGLQLAHTQIARVKTAKPVVIERPPKMIRQSPGNAIVLQFVLAGEAFIFLDDGIRTLRPGQLVVCDADRPYLGGYSAGYDELLLSVSRHAFQENSGRTDVEAPLFQSFSSRRGAVAASVAEQMRQALRPADKKAVEEGELLRLVGAMCNPDAEPPSSSYLAAARSFIDSKLSDPALCATKIAQAVGISPRHLSRIMAGAGSTVPQYVLGRRLDAARNMLQQPSFAAITIADISARCGFRSSAYFSSAFTARFGQRPSDIRRAAPNYRASGQLHRSA; this is encoded by the coding sequence GTGACCGACCCAGTGCGCACCAGTACCTTCAGCACCGTCGGACTCCCGCCCGAACGACGAGTGGCCTCTTGGCAGCAATACCTTTCGGATGCGCTGGCCAATCTGAAGTGCCGATCCGTGAAGCCGACGGACTTCCAGGCCGCGACAATCGGCCTACAACTGGCGCATACCCAAATAGCGCGCGTCAAGACTGCCAAGCCGGTGGTGATCGAGCGGCCCCCCAAGATGATTCGGCAAAGCCCAGGAAATGCAATCGTTCTGCAATTCGTGTTGGCCGGAGAAGCGTTCATCTTCCTCGACGATGGAATCCGGACGCTGCGGCCAGGCCAGTTGGTGGTATGCGATGCCGATCGGCCGTACCTCGGCGGGTATTCGGCGGGATACGACGAGTTGCTGCTGAGTGTGTCCAGGCACGCATTCCAGGAGAACAGCGGGCGGACCGATGTCGAAGCGCCGCTGTTCCAGTCCTTTTCGTCCAGACGCGGTGCGGTCGCCGCATCTGTGGCAGAACAGATGAGGCAGGCCCTTCGTCCGGCCGACAAAAAAGCGGTCGAAGAAGGCGAGTTGTTGCGTCTGGTCGGCGCGATGTGCAACCCCGACGCCGAACCGCCTTCGTCGTCGTATTTGGCAGCCGCACGGTCGTTCATTGACAGCAAGCTGAGCGATCCGGCGTTGTGCGCTACCAAGATCGCGCAGGCAGTAGGGATCAGCCCGCGTCATCTGTCACGGATCATGGCCGGCGCGGGGTCGACTGTTCCGCAATATGTGCTCGGCCGCCGTTTGGACGCGGCGCGAAACATGTTGCAGCAGCCGTCATTCGCAGCGATTACCATCGCCGACATCTCGGCCCGGTGCGGATTTCGGTCCAGCGCATACTTTTCCAGCGCATTCACCGCACGCTTCGGACAACGGCCATCCGATATCCGTCGTGCGGCACCCAACTACCGCGCCTCCGGCCAGTTGCATCGAAGCGCATAA
- the lysA gene encoding diaminopimelate decarboxylase, which yields MHHAGAPPRPQSAAGVLKLAPNVWPQSAFRADDGVVSIGGVPVTDIAAEFGTPVFVIDENDFRSRCRDIAAAFGGGDNVRYAAKAFLCTEVARWVDEEGLSLDVASGGELAVALHADFPPERIALHGNNKSIDELTTAVKAGIGHVVVDSMIEIDRLDEIAGAAGVVQDVLVRVTVGVEAHTHEFISTAHEDQKFGLSLASGAAMEAVRRVFATDNLRLVGLHSHIGSQIFDVDGFELAAHRVIGLLRDVVAEFGVDKTAQLETVDLGGGLGISYLPQDDPPPVQDLAAKLDAIVRNESAAVGLPAPRLVVEPGRAIAGPGTITLYQVGTVKDVAVSPVAHRRYVSVDGGMSDNIRTSLYGAEYDVRLLSRTTEMPAVLSRVVGKHCESGDIVVKDTWLPDDVAPGDLLGVAATGAYCYSMSSRYNLIGRPAVVAVRDGRARLILRRETVDDLLSLEVTK from the coding sequence ATCCACCACGCCGGCGCTCCGCCCCGGCCGCAGTCGGCCGCCGGTGTACTCAAACTCGCTCCGAATGTCTGGCCGCAGAGCGCTTTTCGCGCCGATGACGGTGTCGTGTCGATCGGCGGGGTGCCCGTCACCGACATCGCCGCCGAGTTCGGCACGCCCGTCTTCGTGATCGACGAGAACGACTTCCGGTCGCGGTGCCGCGACATCGCCGCGGCGTTCGGAGGCGGGGACAACGTCCGCTATGCCGCCAAGGCCTTCCTGTGCACCGAGGTGGCGCGCTGGGTCGACGAGGAGGGGCTGTCCCTCGACGTGGCCAGCGGCGGCGAATTGGCGGTCGCCCTGCACGCTGACTTCCCGCCCGAGCGAATCGCGTTGCACGGCAACAACAAATCCATCGACGAGCTGACCACCGCCGTGAAGGCAGGCATCGGCCACGTCGTTGTCGACTCGATGATCGAGATCGACCGCCTCGACGAGATCGCCGGCGCCGCAGGCGTCGTGCAGGACGTGCTCGTGCGGGTCACGGTCGGCGTCGAAGCCCACACCCACGAGTTCATCTCCACCGCGCACGAGGACCAGAAATTCGGCCTGTCGCTGGCCAGCGGTGCGGCCATGGAAGCCGTGCGGCGTGTGTTCGCGACCGACAACCTGCGCCTGGTCGGCCTGCACAGCCACATCGGCTCGCAGATCTTCGACGTCGACGGCTTCGAGTTGGCCGCCCACCGGGTGATCGGCCTGCTGCGCGACGTCGTCGCCGAGTTCGGCGTCGACAAGACCGCCCAACTCGAGACGGTCGACCTCGGCGGCGGACTCGGCATTTCCTATCTGCCGCAAGACGATCCGCCACCGGTGCAGGACCTCGCGGCCAAACTCGACGCGATCGTCCGCAACGAATCCGCCGCCGTCGGCCTGCCCGCGCCCCGACTCGTGGTCGAACCCGGCCGCGCCATCGCGGGTCCCGGCACCATCACGCTGTACCAGGTCGGCACGGTCAAGGACGTCGCGGTCAGCCCCGTCGCACATCGCCGCTATGTCAGCGTCGACGGCGGCATGAGCGACAACATCCGCACGTCGCTGTACGGCGCCGAGTACGACGTCCGCCTGCTGTCCCGCACCACCGAGATGCCCGCCGTGCTGTCTCGGGTCGTCGGCAAGCATTGCGAGAGCGGCGACATCGTCGTGAAGGACACGTGGCTGCCCGATGACGTCGCGCCGGGCGACCTGTTGGGTGTCGCCGCTACCGGCGCCTACTGCTATTCCATGTCGAGCCGCTACAACCTGATCGGCCGCCCCGCCGTGGTGGCCGTGCGCGATGGGCGAGCCCGCCTGATTCTGCGCCGTGAGACGGTCGACGATCTGCTCAGTCTGGAGGTAACGAAATGA